ATTGCTTGAAAGAGCTCATCTTCAGGTTTTGCAAAGTGATCCATTCCAATCATCTTATACCCATGCGTTGTAAAAAAGTCGATTGTATATTTGAGGATGGCAAGCTTTACTTCAGGAGTTGGGAGTGTGGTCTCATCAATTTTGCGCATTGTCTTTTTGAGCCAGGGCACATGGGCGTAGTTAAAGACTGCAAGGCGATCGGGATCGAGCTCCAAAGTCTTTGCAAGTGTCTCTTTAAAGCTCTCAAGAGTTTGATAAGGAAGCCCATAGATAAGATCGATATTGACGCTTTGCATACCATATTTTCGAGCAAGATCTACTGCGTTTTTTGTTACCTCAAAACTTTGCAGGCGATGAACTGCTTGCTGCACCTTTTCATTAAAATCTTGCACACCAAAACTGACTCTATTAAATCCCCCTGCTGCAAGGGTTCGCATATGATCTTCGCTGAGGAATCTCGGATCTATTTCGCAGCTTACCTCAGCCTCTTTGCTCCAGTGAGGGAATACCTTTTTTATCTCTTCAATAATGATTTGGAGTTGCTCAGGTGAAAAAAAGGTAGGCGTCCCTCCTCCAAAATGGAGCTGAATGACCTCTCTTGAGGTATCGAGATGACGCTGCAATATTTGTAGCTCTTTTTTGAGATACTCTATATAGCGATCTTTTTTCTCCTCTTTTGATGTGAACACAACATTGCAACCACAAAAGTAGCAAGCA
The Nitratiruptor tergarcus DSM 16512 genome window above contains:
- the hemN gene encoding oxygen-independent coproporphyrinogen III oxidase is translated as MIDFEKFVKYSRPGPRYTSYPTAVEFSEDFTYEEYIQSLENQDSQKPLSLYFHLPFCRSACYFCGCNVVFTSKEEKKDRYIEYLKKELQILQRHLDTSREVIQLHFGGGTPTFFSPEQLQIIIEEIKKVFPHWSKEAEVSCEIDPRFLSEDHMRTLAAGGFNRVSFGVQDFNEKVQQAVHRLQSFEVTKNAVDLARKYGMQSVNIDLIYGLPYQTLESFKETLAKTLELDPDRLAVFNYAHVPWLKKTMRKIDETTLPTPEVKLAILKYTIDFFTTHGYKMIGMDHFAKPEDELFQAIEKGELHRNFQGYTTKGGADLIGIGLTSIGEGEDYYAQNYKEMQLYEEAVDSGKLPYHRGVKLTFDDRVRKAVIMELMANFKLDIPRIEKEFNIDFQEYFADALQELKEFEEQDLVKVSDKAIEVSPTGTLLIRNIVMPFDAYMKKHGEGKKVFSKTV